In Deltaproteobacteria bacterium, a single window of DNA contains:
- the mrdA gene encoding penicillin-binding protein 2, translating to WAGHTGAVVALDPRTGEVLVLASRPAFDPNGFATGIDPEVWKSLKDDPYKPFMNRALQGQYPPGSTYKVVTAIAGLEEKLVDEHTQVHCGGSFRLGRRTYRCWKKEGHGTVDLNRAIVQSCDVYFYKLGLELGVNRLAYYARSLGLGARTGIELGGEMPGLVPTKEWRQLRDGTPWVEGDTVSVSIGQGANLWTPLQLAAAYAAIANGGIRYRPRLVQRIEEPDGTLVKSFGPEVAGEVPVSAETFALIRKGLADVVGGPHGTGAVMRNLPGGVLAAGKTGTAQVVAMAAGERVDSKDLQRQHRDHAWFVTYAPAEDPRIVVAVLAEHGGHGGSAAAPIARDVVVRFLEQEAGMYAGN from the coding sequence TGGGCCGGCCACACGGGCGCGGTCGTCGCGCTCGATCCGCGCACCGGCGAGGTCCTGGTGCTCGCGAGCCGCCCCGCGTTCGACCCGAACGGCTTTGCGACCGGGATCGATCCAGAGGTCTGGAAGAGCCTGAAGGACGACCCGTACAAGCCGTTCATGAACCGCGCGCTGCAGGGGCAGTACCCGCCCGGCTCCACCTACAAGGTCGTCACCGCGATCGCGGGGCTGGAGGAGAAGCTCGTCGACGAGCACACGCAGGTGCACTGCGGCGGCTCGTTCCGGCTGGGGCGGCGCACCTACCGCTGCTGGAAGAAGGAAGGCCACGGAACCGTCGACCTGAACCGCGCGATCGTGCAGTCCTGCGACGTCTACTTCTACAAGCTCGGGCTCGAGCTCGGCGTGAACCGGCTCGCGTACTACGCGCGCTCGCTCGGGCTGGGCGCGCGCACCGGGATCGAGCTCGGCGGGGAGATGCCGGGGCTCGTGCCGACGAAGGAGTGGCGGCAGCTCCGCGACGGAACTCCCTGGGTCGAGGGCGACACCGTCTCGGTGTCGATCGGTCAGGGCGCGAATCTGTGGACGCCGCTGCAGCTCGCGGCCGCGTACGCCGCGATCGCCAACGGCGGAATCCGCTACCGGCCGCGGCTCGTGCAGCGGATCGAGGAGCCCGACGGCACGCTCGTGAAGAGCTTCGGACCCGAGGTCGCAGGCGAGGTTCCGGTCTCGGCCGAGACGTTCGCTCTGATCCGGAAGGGCCTCGCCGACGTCGTCGGCGGGCCGCACGGAACCGGCGCGGTGATGCGCAACCTGCCCGGCGGGGTGCTCGCGGCCGGCAAGACCGGCACCGCGCAGGTCGTCGCAATGGCCGCCGGTGAGCGCGTCGATTCCAAGGATCTGCAGCGCCAGCACCGCGACCACGCTTGGTTCGTGACCTACGCGCCAGCCGAAGACCCGCGCATCGTCGTGGCCGTGCTCGCCGAGCACGGCGGCCACGGCGGCAGCGCGGCCGCGCCGATCGCGCGCGACGTGGTGGTCCGATTCCTGGAGCAGGAGGCGGGGATGTATGCAGGGAATTGA
- the rodA gene encoding rod shape-determining protein RodA, translated as MQGIDRRLIQNFEWPLFTMALLVAGIGIVNLVSASPDQTASGLPGTALRQLAWLGIGVVLMLATLVPDYRTLERFAFPFYVLVVALLVGVFFGGRVVNGSRRWLDLGPLNLQPSELAKLAMILVFARILARRSSASPVGLRDLIVPAVLIAIPAALIVKQPDLGTTLVVCIVSASFLVLTRVRVFSFVLLAAIGVVGATVGWFYFLHDYQKERVFTFLDPERDPLGTAYHAIQSQIAVGSGGLFGKGFGLGSQSQLDFLPEQQTDFVFSVLGEEWGFVGSAVVLALYLGILIRGLMIAHSSKDSFGSYLAVGIVALFFWAGLINVGMVIGVVPVVGVPLPMLSYGGSALLTCMIAIGLLMNVSMRRYVF; from the coding sequence ATGCAGGGAATTGATCGCCGGCTGATCCAGAACTTCGAGTGGCCGCTTTTCACGATGGCGCTTCTCGTGGCGGGAATCGGGATCGTGAACCTGGTCTCGGCCTCGCCCGACCAGACCGCCTCGGGTCTGCCCGGCACCGCTCTGCGTCAGCTCGCCTGGCTCGGAATCGGCGTCGTGCTGATGCTCGCGACGCTGGTGCCGGACTACCGCACGCTGGAGCGCTTCGCGTTTCCGTTCTACGTGCTCGTCGTGGCCCTGCTGGTCGGCGTGTTCTTCGGCGGCCGTGTCGTGAACGGCTCGCGGCGCTGGCTCGATCTGGGGCCGCTGAACCTGCAGCCGTCGGAGCTCGCGAAGCTGGCGATGATCCTGGTCTTCGCGCGCATCCTGGCGCGGCGCAGCAGCGCCTCGCCGGTCGGGCTCCGCGACCTGATCGTGCCGGCCGTCCTGATCGCGATCCCGGCCGCGCTGATCGTGAAGCAGCCCGACCTGGGCACGACGCTGGTCGTCTGCATCGTCTCGGCGAGCTTCCTGGTGCTGACACGCGTGCGCGTGTTCTCGTTCGTGCTCCTCGCCGCGATCGGCGTCGTCGGCGCGACGGTCGGCTGGTTCTACTTCCTGCACGACTACCAGAAGGAGCGGGTCTTCACGTTCCTCGACCCCGAGCGCGACCCGCTTGGCACGGCGTACCACGCCATCCAGAGCCAGATCGCGGTCGGCTCCGGGGGCCTGTTCGGCAAGGGCTTCGGCCTGGGCTCGCAGAGCCAGCTCGACTTCCTGCCCGAGCAGCAGACCGATTTCGTCTTCTCGGTGCTCGGCGAGGAGTGGGGCTTCGTCGGCAGCGCAGTCGTGCTCGCGCTCTACCTGGGCATCCTGATCCGCGGGCTGATGATCGCCCACTCGTCGAAGGACTCGTTCGGCTCCTACCTGGCGGTGGGCATCGTGGCGCTGTTCTTCTGGGCGGGGCTGATCAACGTGGGCATGGTGATCGGCGTGGTTCCGGTCGTCGGAGTGCCGCTGCCGATGCTCTCCTACGGCGGGTCCGCGCTGCTCACCTGCATGATCGCGATCGGGCTGCTGATGAACGTATCGATGCGCCGCTACGTGTTCTGA